The following DNA comes from Musa acuminata AAA Group cultivar baxijiao chromosome BXJ1-4, Cavendish_Baxijiao_AAA, whole genome shotgun sequence.
TGGAAATTCTATAAACCTCATTCCTATGGAAACAACACATATTTGTAGGCAGAAGGCTGGACATACTGATCTTCCCTATAGCCTGCATCAGCTAGGACTAAATGCTGTGTGTCAATCCATATAGATTATGTTGAATCTTATTAGCATATCAGCAATAACATATATTCTCCAGATAAAAAAAATATGCCCCTTTTATCTTAGTGCAAGAATGTATTTCCTTACCAATTTGTTCAATGATTGGataaaaataattgaaatatCATTTCAAGAGAGTTTGTACCTTTCTGCTGTTAAAACACTATTACAATCTTCACATATGAGATTCAAGCAGAATACTGACAGATTTTGAAATAGTTAGCTCTTTATACATATGTCACCAGATAAAACCATAAAAGCAAAGCATCTAACATTTAGAAAATGGAAATCTTGCTTCCGATACCTTGTATATGAAAGCATTTAGGTCCACAGGTATGATTGATGTTGTTTCTAATGTTGTCAAGTCAGATGAATTGCTGCAGCAAACAAGAAATGCCAGATGAGGTTACACAGAACTAGCTGCTGAAGCATCACTTTTATAGCTTGAGTTACTAAAAATATTTGGATAAACTGCAAGGTGTAGATGACTTGCATCCAGCTTAACAGCATAAAATATAAGGAAGGCTTGGAGATTGATGAGTAAACAAGTAAAAAATAAACACCAAATTCAAAGTACTGCAAAGATTAAATGAACTATATGCTACAAAGAAGATGTATTAATTTAGTAAAGTTGACTCTAGGATCAAATAAGACCTAAGCAGAATTGCAAGTTCAAGATGCTATACAAGTACAACAGGAAATACATAACCTCATCCATCGTGAGCTGAAGTCCCATCCCGATTCAGCAGTTGAAGCAAGTTGGTGGTACAAGTTCTTCTTCTGAGCAGCAGTTGAAAGCTTGGAAGCAGATTCTTCATCCTACGAGAAGGTAGCAACTTTCGTATctgatgcattatcattatcaaattAGAAAAATAATACATGGAATTGAAACATACAGTAGTAGCAGATTCTGGCCGGGGGTTGTTCCACATAGCATTGTAGCGACTGAGGGAGTGTTTCTTTCCACGTGCAACTTGAATGGTCACCTTATGGATCTCTGTATCAATTTTTTCAAGAACATTGGATATATCCTAATCAAAATAATTTAGAAACATAGCAATAAACATAGTAAGGGAGGTAAGTTTTGGATTGCAAGAAATGAGACAAACCTGAATTCCAGAACTTATGTTCTTTGAGCAATAAAGGAAGGGATTGTTTTACTAATTTCAAATCGTGAGTTTTCTTGTATATTTCCAGTATCATTGAACTCAATAGTGGAGGCTGACTGCATAAAGTTCCACATGTTCAAACTTCAAAATGGAAGACAGAAACATTCAAGAGCAATTACTAGAATATAGTAGACGGTACATGTCAATGCTCatcaaattttattatatatggaATCAGTGAAAGCATAATTCTTGGTTGAAtgagaaatcatcaaaatcaatttgaaTCTAACAATTCCATGTGGTCTCTTTTCAGACCATCAAGTTTCTGCCTACCAGAAAACAGAACATCTTAATATAATACCACTGAAACTAATGTAGATCACATCAAGCCACATAACTTAGCAGATAAAATGCCATTAGTCTCTCTATGCTGTCTTCAGAAAATATAGAGTATAAACTTCCGTTAAATCTTGCCAAAAGCCAATTCTTAGCAAGCTCACAAATGTGCTTCTACTATAGGTATAAGTGGGAATAGAAATTTTCCTTTTGTTATTTGGACTACAAGTTGTTTTGTTGATATGAAAACAAACTAAACTGTTTTATTCACTATGTAAATGGAATTCCTAACCAAATTTGTCTCTTAATATCTTTTTCCTTCATAAGAAATCTTAtgtatcttaacataatgtaatATCATAAAGTAGTTTAATATCTTATTTAAAAATGGAATAAGTAATTTCTTGTTTATTACATTCAGTTCATCACAAACCTGCACTGACACAGGCTCGTGCATTAGGCTGCCTCTTTCATTAAAATAAGTTAAACTGATTCACCTTTCCACATACATGGTCTCAGAAATCCTTTACATCTTTGAATAGAAACCATAATGTGCTAAGCAAGGTTCGTCGtatcgtaccgtatcggagtttcgacccgggctcgatacggtacggtaccggtataccgggcggtacaccagggcataccgaacggtacacccGGGTGTACCGATActatagtagtgctacagtgtatactgtagcactgtagcggtacagggcggtccacggaccggtacgtaccgcctggtACGCTTCGGTACGATAGACACTGGTACTAAGTAAACGAACATAGTATTATAATTTATTCGGCAACAAATTGCTAAAGGAGGGTATAGAACTGATACTAAATGAATATTTTGGGTCCAAATGATACCCTTTCTTAGTGCAAACCACATAGTCTCAATAGATCAGTATTGAACATTTAATTTGAAAGTAAAAACATATAttgcttcaaaaaaaaaaagaagagaagagaaaacaTGATAAGGAATATCAGCTGCCGGAAAGTGGAAATACTACATATGGCCACCCCATGTGAAATCTAGCAATAATTTTCCTTAGTGTAGAAGCAGTTAAGACATTTTGAACCTCATCCAGGCTCCCTTAACTAATCTTAATAAGTGATCCCAACATAACAGAAGATACAGATTTCAGAAATAAATGCAGAATGCACTTGATGTTTCAGAACAAATTGATGCACATTACCACTGAAGGAAATGAGCTAAAGATCCTCACCTTCGATTAGTATAGTATGCTCTTGCACCATTCAAGACGAAGCCATACTTTTCAATAAGTGAAAGAAGATTGCGCACTATTTCCTTTGCAGTTTCATACATTTTGCTGGCTAGTAAGCCCCTGCATAATAAGACATACATAAATGAACAACATTGCTAATTTTTACAGTTATTAAAACCATATTGTATCGGACGATTTGATGGGAAAATCCATTATCCGACTCTAAATAGACACACCCAATtcaattaaaatatgaaatgtttcaaaaaaCTAAGTAGATGGGCTAACCCTATCAGTACTTTATTAAAACTTAAGCATAATTGGTCCATTTCTAGCATATGCAAAAGATAATAATATCCTTGCAATTCTAAATAAAGTTGAATCATAATAAGGGGTATATAAATAATATCAACATCAAATAAAACAACTATCTTCTCCTCAATCCCCTTTCTTTCGTTGTCATGCTTACTTTGAATATCAAGATGCGAAGAGGAGAAacaagagaaggaaaagaagaggtAAGGAGATGGAGGACAGAAAGAACAAAAACAGAAGAAAAAGTGAAAAGAATGGAGGAgaggaatgaaaaaaaaaaactaaagagaaacaaaagaaaaaaaaaggggtgagAAGACCAAAAGTAGGTATAGGAGATAACATTTGCAAAAAGGGTGAGCAGTCACTTGCATCAGGTGAAAAAAGATATCTTGCTTGGAAAGTAAGCCAAAACAGCTCATCATACTATATAGATTGCATTTCAATaacattcctctctctctctctctctctctctctctctctctctctctctctctctctctctctatatatatatatatatatatatatatatatacatatatatatacagacacacacacatatgCTCTGCTTTGCAAGATGAAACCTTTAGGGAACAATTTTGTGTATCCTAATATCCTGATTTTTAGTGAAATTGTCCCAGTGTGGAAATCAAAGATACCTCCTTTGCTGCTTAGTGTCATCCACACTGTAAGATCCAAGTTTGATTTGAAGGTGTTCATGAATGAAAGATTAATGAACACAAGGATGTCTTTAAAGTAATAAAGATTCATGTGAATTGTCTACCATGGTATTCTTTCCTAGAACTAAATTTAACGCTCTCGTATACCAAAACTACCTTCCATCAGGTCACAAAATCCTCCGATGAGCAATTTGATGAAACCAACATAAGATGCTTGTGAAAGGAACAGAAGGAAAGAGTGGGTGATCAAGATCGTCATCAACTGACCTGATACTCCAATAGGAATCCCAGTAATAAACCTCCCTGAATCTTGATCCCGGCACAATGACCGATCCGGGAAGCGAAAGCAGCGTATGCAACTCCGGCCGCTCCTTCACGTCGTCGGCCTCTCTCCGACTCAAATTCTTCCACAACGCGTGCACCTCCAGCGCCCAAGCTCTGACCTTCGGGTGCTTCACCTTGGGCAGGAACCCCTCCGGCTCCGCCACGAAGTCGGCGGGCGCCGCTTGCACCAAATCCGACCCGGCCGCGCCAAAATACTCGTCGACGAATCTCTCCAACTCGGGGGCCGGCACAACGCCGGCGACGTTAGGGAGCGCGGCGAAGGCCGCCTCGACCTCGGAGAGGTTCCGTTTGAGGGGAAGGTCGACGTAGAGCTTGGGGTCGAAGCCGTCGGAGCCGAGGGTCGCGAGGGCGGCCGATTGGAGCCGCTGGAGGAAGGCGACGAGCGGGGTTGTGGCGACGACAgcagcggaggcggcggcgggcaGCATCGCGGCGATGACGAGGAGTAGAAGCACATGAGGAGCAGACGGCGGTTTGTAGGAGGACGTTTTGGGATTAGGGATCGAGGAAACCACGCACTGCGGCATCTGCGTAGGAAAGGATGGAGTATTATTCTAATCGTTCGGATTCGTTCCCCGCTTTCCTTGCGTTACACATTTATACTCGCCTTACGTTCGCCGTT
Coding sequences within:
- the LOC135667196 gene encoding probable trehalase, with amino-acid sequence MPQCVVSSIPNPKTSSYKPPSAPHVLLLLVIAAMLPAAASAAVVATTPLVAFLQRLQSAALATLGSDGFDPKLYVDLPLKRNLSEVEAAFAALPNVAGVVPAPELERFVDEYFGAAGSDLVQAAPADFVAEPEGFLPKVKHPKVRAWALEVHALWKNLSRREADDVKERPELHTLLSLPGSVIVPGSRFREVYYWDSYWSIRGLLASKMYETAKEIVRNLLSLIEKYGFVLNGARAYYTNRSQPPLLSSMILEIYKKTHDLKLVKQSLPLLLKEHKFWNSEIHKVTIQVARGKKHSLSRYNAMWNNPRPESATTDEESASKLSTAAQKKNLYHQLASTAESGWDFSSRWMSNSSDLTTLETTSIIPVDLNAFIYKMESDIAFFAKLTGDSVTSESFLAASKARRVAITSIFWNSQKDQWLDYWLIKKSNCEEFYQWEAHHQNHNIFASNFVPLWIGAYSSDAYKDGPKVEKVLKSLQNSGLLQPAGIATSLTNTGQQWDFPNGWAPLQHMIVEGLANSGSEEARSLAEDIAVRWIRTNYAAYKKTGAMHEKYDVEACGKIGGGGEYKPQTGFGWSNGVVLAFLEEFGWPHDKEIDCDS